Proteins encoded by one window of Nasonia vitripennis strain AsymCx chromosome 5, Nvit_psr_1.1, whole genome shotgun sequence:
- the LOC107982059 gene encoding uncharacterized protein LOC107982059, with the protein MMEFGCLLLLFGLVLFIAIVAANTHEKNFELEDFELEDSEEGLDPLEERILKTPEIIKIIRRFIRLIARKCLRIAIRNCKENWPDIKALAKCAKEYLKETKGRCIIE; encoded by the exons ATGATGGAATTTGGATGT CTTTTGCTACTCTTCGGCCTCGTGCTGTTCATCGCTATTGTTGCGGCAAACACTCACGAGAAGAACTTCGAGCTAGAGGACTTTGAGCTGGAGGATTCCGAGGAGGGTTTGGACCCGCTGGAAGAGCGTATTCTG AAAACGCCTgagattataaaaatcatcagAAGGTTCATAAGGTTGATAGCAAGGAAATGTCTGAGAATAGCCATCAGAAACTGCAAGGAGAACTGGCCTGACATCAAAGCTCTAGCCAAGTGTGCG AAGGAATATTTGAAAGAAACCAAGGGAAGGTGCATCatcgaataa
- the LOC100123001 gene encoding chitinase domain-containing protein 1 → MNIKIVVCCLVLIFAEANGTLSPTKGKKAKKQDKDVKKTGPTDKDVFQRNLVRTDPKVQDILRESGLYGRQTDVKHFISGDVLGYITPWNNDGYENAKRFHGKLDMVSPVWLTVNSKDPFKIPTHDLQKLWLHDMKAADNENHTTKILPRILFEGWSGDDVLELFNNIQKRDKLIRVLTDLTEAYLFDGYVLEIWNQFAFSGAKKKLIISIINSIADGLRKKGLDTVLAVPPLRGMDKELFTKKNFDSLAPHIRYFSLMTYDFSSVQRPGPNAPTEWIRKCIEYLVPDENDPKRAQILMGLNFYGYHYTHTGGGPIVGSQYVKLLEDFKGKIQWDDKSQEHFFELKSNDGGFVFYPTLYSILVRLDLAAELKTGVSIWELGQGLNYFFDTL, encoded by the exons atgaatataaaaatagtaGTCTGCTGTTTAGTCTTGATTTTCGCTGAGGCCAATGGAACTCTGTCGCCCACGAAAGGAAAGAAGGCGAAGAAGCAGGATAAGGATGTGAAAAAG aCTGGACCCACTGATAAGGATGTGTTCCAAAGGAACCTGGTCAGAACCGATCCAAAAGTACAAGATATCCTGAGGGAGAGTGGTTTGTACGGTAGACAAACAGATGTTAAACATTTCATATCAGGAGATGTTCTTGGATATATTACACCA TGGAACAATGATGGCTATGAAAATGCAAAGAGGTTCCATGGAAAATTGGACATGGTCTCACCAGTCTGGCTGACAGTCAACAGCAAGGACCCATTCAAAATTCCTACGCATGATCTTCAAAAGCTATGGCTACATGACATGAAAGCTGCTGACAATGAGAATCATACCACAAAGA ttCTGCCTAGGATTTTATTCGAAGGATGGTCCGGTGATGATGTTCTTGAGCTTTTCAATAACATTCAAAAGAGGGATAAGTTAATCAGAGTGTTGACTGACCTCACAGAG GCTTATTTATTTGATGGATATGTTCTAGAAATATGGAACCAGTTTGCATTCTCTGGGGCAAAAAAGAAGTTGATTATTTCTATTATAAACTCCATAGCAGATGGTTTGAGAAAAAAAGGTCTTGACACAGTTTTAGCTGTTCCACCTTTGAGAGG AATGGACAAGgaactttttacaaaaaagaatTTTGACTCTCTTGCGCCACACATAAGGTACTTCTCGCTAATGACTTATGATTTCTCGAGCGTTCAGCGTCCAGGCCCAAACGCTCCGACTGAATGGATAAGAAAATGCATAGAGTATCTTGTACCCGATGAAAACGATCCAAAGCGAGCTCAAATATTAATGGGCCTGAACTTTTATGGTTACCATTACACACATACTGGAGGTGGTCCCATTGTGGGCTCACAATACGTGAAGCTTCTCGAGGATTTCAAAGGCAAAATTCAATGGGACGACAAGAGTCAAGAACATTTCTTTGAGCTCAA GTCCAACGACGGTGGCTTCGTTTTCTATCCCACGTTATACTCAATTCTGGTCAGACTGGACCTAGCTGCTGAACTGAAGACCGGCGTCTCGATTTGGGAGCTCGGTCAAGGACTGAATTACTTCTTCGATACACTGTGA
- the LOC100122990 gene encoding short-chain dehydrogenase/reductase family 16C member 6 gives MRITDLHEFFAVIYDLALFSVMAVIYFMESLILTFIPRRYRSKNLREEIALVTGAAGGIGRLIAQKLAARGCSVVVWDINKTGVEETARLIEEAGGKCWAYHCDITDREEVYKTAKAVKLDVGNVTILVNNAGYVYGTTLMEIPDEEIERTFKVNVISHYWTTKSFLKEMMRENHGHIVTIASVAGLLGTYNCTDYSATKFAAIGYHESLFTELKTHGYDGINTTLVCPYFINTGMFSGVKPRLRPMLEPDYVASEVVGAIATNQIYVVLPGIIRYVLPLKHILPSKMCWALMYHIIQGPQTMMMLKNRGMEKIK, from the exons ATGAGAATAACGGATCTGCACGAGTTCTTCGCGGTGATCTACGATCTCGCGCTGTTCTCGGTGATGGCGGTGATCTACTTCATGGAGTCGCTCATCCTGACCTTCATACCTCGACGTTATCGCAGTAAGAATCTGCGCGAGGAGATAGCACTGGTGACTGGTGCCGCCGGTGGAATCGGTAGACTCATCGCGCAGAAACTCGCCGCTCGAGGATGCAGCGTCGTCGTCTGGGATATCAATAAGACTG GTGTCGAGGAGACCGCCAGACTGATAGAAGAGGCCGGTGGCAAATGCTGGGCTTACCACTGCGACATCACCGATAGAGAAGAGGTCTACAAGACCGCGAAAGCCGTCAAACTCGACGTTGGCAAC GTGACGATACTCGTCAACAATGCTGGATACGTTTATGGCACTACTTTGATGGAGATTCCTGACGAGGAGATCGAACGCACTTTCAAAGTCAACGTCATCTCGCATTACTGG ACAACCAAGTCCTTCCTGAAAGAAATGATGAGAGAGAATCACGGACATATCGTTACCATCGCAAGTGTTGCTGGACTTCTGGGTACCTATAATTGCACTGATTATTCGGCCACGAAGTTCGCAGCTATTGGTTACCACGAGAGTCTGTTTACCGAGTTGAAG ACACACGGCTATGACGGAATCAACACGACGCTGGTGTGTCCCTACTTCATTAACACCGGAATGTTCAGCGGAGTCAAGCCAAG GCTCAGGCCGATGCTCGAGCCAGACTACGTCGCGAGCGAAGTCGTGGGGGCGATAGCGACGAATCAGATCTACGTAGTGCTGCCCGGGATCATACGATATGTCTTGCCACTCAAAca tattCTGCCGTCGAAAATGTGTTGGGCTCTGATGTATCACATAATTCAGGGACCACAGACGATGATGATGCTGAAGAACCGAGGCATGGAAAAGATCAAATAG